In one Cronobacter dublinensis subsp. dublinensis LMG 23823 genomic region, the following are encoded:
- a CDS encoding SUKH-4 family immunity protein has product MASLSKDLKSKITMKQLHDIELNNSQRDIMLKRLLAAPYNYNAYFFNESLYDVNIEGNRFISFGSDLSGLYLFNEHDGGVSYLSEEDDEFKVYYCNSNIDLFVVFHDLFIALLHNVINFKVDVDAGVATLQEVYSKLDPKALDEDGFWCMRLFELGEGFFPLNDARVKFYQQN; this is encoded by the coding sequence ATGGCCAGCCTAAGTAAAGATTTAAAAAGCAAAATTACGATGAAGCAGTTGCATGACATTGAACTCAATAATTCACAGCGTGATATTATGCTAAAAAGACTTCTTGCTGCGCCGTATAATTACAATGCTTATTTTTTTAATGAATCCCTTTATGATGTAAATATCGAAGGCAATAGATTCATCAGTTTCGGAAGCGATTTGTCTGGCCTTTATCTTTTTAACGAGCATGATGGCGGTGTTAGTTATTTATCAGAAGAGGATGACGAGTTTAAAGTATATTATTGCAACAGCAATATAGATCTGTTTGTTGTTTTTCATGACTTGTTTATTGCTTTACTGCATAATGTAATCAACTTTAAAGTAGATGTTGATGCGGGTGTTGCAACACTGCAAGAGGTATACTCAAAGCTTGATCCAAAAGCATTAGATGAAGATGGTTTCTGGTGTATGCGTTTATTTGAACTCGGAGAAGGATTTTTTCCGTTGAATGATGCCAGAGTGAAATTCTACCAGCAGAATTAA